A section of the Sedimentisphaera cyanobacteriorum genome encodes:
- a CDS encoding PEGA domain-containing protein, with amino-acid sequence MITVLAGCVNRELKVITNPENADVYLNGEQIGKSPASVNFNWYGTYDVKIAKKGFKTLEQTAEIKRPLHDYFPLDIFAGIFNSGKTYTYRWHFDLEKASEPSREALIERADNFAEKSGAAPKDSPDGSKQ; translated from the coding sequence TTGATAACTGTTCTTGCGGGCTGCGTTAACAGGGAATTGAAGGTTATTACTAATCCCGAGAATGCAGATGTTTACCTAAACGGCGAACAGATCGGCAAGAGTCCGGCATCTGTAAACTTCAACTGGTACGGCACATACGATGTTAAGATAGCCAAAAAAGGGTTTAAGACCCTTGAGCAGACAGCAGAAATCAAAAGACCCCTCCACGATTATTTCCCTTTAGATATATTCGCGGGAATTTTCAACAGCGGGAAAACATACACATACCGCTGGCATTTTGATCTGGAAAAGGCCTCCGAACCTTCCAGAGAAGCCCTCATAGAAAGAGCTGATAATTTCGCTGAAAAGTCAGGAGCAGCCCCCAAGGATTCTCCCGATGGCTCAAAGCAGTAA
- a CDS encoding peptidase U32 family protein, giving the protein MAQSSKRPELLAPAGNLEKLKWAVQYGADAVYFGSEYSLRNFAGNFSLAQAEQGIKYLHRFGRKAYITLNIFPFSDEYDKILSLARNFDEMNADAIIVADLGVLMMLKREGIRAAVHISTQANTLSSQTALEYAELGASRVNLARELSLQQIKAILPAVSGKIQTEVFIHGAVCFSYSGRCAISDYLTGRRANRGECTHPCRWKYHLMEEERPGEYHPVFEDDRGLYFFNSKDLALFEYVPALAEIGVDSMKIEGRMKSVHYIGSVVSLYRRIIDGDEISSEEAFKLLGRVKNRGYSRGFIDGPAESKDCQLEDNHSTGGTVFAANVTDQTSDNGCFIRVRNKIFAGEKLEVLLPNGRLSEATLPKPLTDQKGETHEFANNEQIIRLTSPLPEFSILRRVSE; this is encoded by the coding sequence ATGGCTCAAAGCAGTAAACGCCCCGAGCTTCTCGCTCCGGCAGGCAATCTGGAAAAGCTCAAATGGGCAGTTCAATACGGCGCTGATGCCGTTTATTTCGGCTCTGAATACAGCCTGAGAAATTTTGCCGGCAATTTTTCACTCGCTCAGGCAGAACAAGGCATAAAATACCTTCACCGTTTCGGAAGAAAGGCCTATATAACGCTGAATATTTTTCCATTTTCTGATGAGTATGATAAAATTTTATCCCTTGCCCGCAATTTTGATGAAATGAATGCCGATGCGATTATCGTCGCAGATCTCGGCGTTCTTATGATGCTCAAGCGTGAAGGGATCAGGGCAGCTGTTCATATCAGCACTCAGGCAAACACCCTCAGCTCACAGACTGCCCTCGAATATGCCGAGCTTGGAGCTTCAAGGGTAAACCTTGCCAGGGAGCTCTCTTTGCAGCAGATAAAAGCAATTCTGCCGGCGGTTTCAGGAAAAATACAAACAGAAGTCTTTATACACGGAGCGGTTTGTTTTTCGTATTCAGGACGCTGCGCAATCAGCGACTACCTCACAGGCCGGCGGGCAAACAGAGGCGAATGCACTCATCCCTGCCGCTGGAAATACCATCTGATGGAGGAAGAGCGGCCAGGGGAGTATCATCCTGTTTTTGAAGACGACAGAGGCCTGTACTTCTTCAATTCCAAAGATCTCGCTCTTTTTGAATACGTACCTGCACTGGCTGAGATAGGCGTTGATTCGATGAAAATCGAAGGCAGGATGAAATCTGTACACTACATAGGCTCGGTTGTCTCGCTATACAGAAGAATAATCGACGGAGATGAGATTAGCAGCGAAGAGGCCTTCAAGCTCCTTGGCAGGGTGAAAAACCGCGGCTACTCACGCGGATTTATCGACGGCCCCGCAGAATCTAAGGACTGCCAGCTTGAGGACAACCATTCAACGGGCGGAACTGTTTTTGCTGCAAACGTTACAGACCAGACTTCAGATAATGGCTGCTTTATTCGGGTACGTAATAAAATTTTCGCAGGCGAAAAGCTCGAAGTATTGCTCCCAAACGGCCGTTTATCCGAAGCAACCCTCCCAAAACCGCTCACAGACCAGAAAGGCGAAACTCACGAATTTGCAAATAATGAACAAATCATTAGACTAACCTCTCCTCTTCCTGAGTTTTCAATCTTGAGAAGAGTATCGGAATGA